The Gemmatimonas aurantiaca genomic sequence CACGGTGGCCTTCGGCACGGTCACCTTCACCGTGCGTGAGGTGGAATCGGCGGCGATGCGTCCGACCCCATCGTATGCCGGCGCCAGCGCCGGTTCGACGATGCTGCGCGAACGTCTCGTGCCCTCGCCCGATCAGGCGCTGGCCGATATCGCGGTCAATCATGAACGCGCCACGGTGCGTCTCACGCAGCTCGTGCGGATCGCGCAGCGTCTCGGAGCGTTCGGCGATCTCGAAGAGCTGCTCGATGCGATCGCCGCCGATCTGTTCGCCACCTTCGATGCCGACCGGGTGGCCGTGCTGCTCACCGAACCCGACGGCACACTGGGCACCCGGGTGTCCCGCGACCGTCTGGGCGCCATTCCCCGTCCGGTGCCCCGCGCCATCGCGCATGGCGTGGCCGAACGCCAGGTGGCGCTGCTCACCAACGATGCGGCAACCGACACCCGCACGGCCGGCGAATCGGTGGTGCAGCAGGCCGTGAAGTCGGCCATGGCGGCGCCATTGCTGGGTGACGGACAGGAACAGGGACGCGCCACGCTGGGCGTGCTGTACGTGGATCATCTGCGCGCCCATCAGGCATTCCAGGACGACGATCTGGCGCTGCTCGTGGCGTTTGCCGGCATCGCCTCGGCCGCAGTGGAACGCGAACTCGCGGCGGCGCAGCTGCAGCACGCAGAACGGGTCCGCGAGAACTTCGAACGCTACTTCACGCCGCAACTGGCCGAACGCATCGCCGGCAGCACGACCCAGGTGTCATTGGGTGGCGTCCGTCAGCCGGTGGTGGTGCTGTTCAGCGACATCCGCCATTTCACGGCCATCGCCGAATCGCTGCCGCCCACCGCCATGGCGCAGCAACTGAACGAATACTTCGGCGCCATGGTGGACTGTGTGTTCCGGCATGAGGGCGCACTCGACAAGTTCATCGGCGATGCCATCATGGCCTACTGGGGCGCACCGGAGGCACGTGACGACGACCCCGAACGGGCCGTCGCCGCGGCGATCGACATGTTACAGGCGCTGGACACCCTCAATGCACGCTGGCGCCGGGAAGGACGACCGCAGCTCGACGTGGGCATCGGCATTCACACCGGCGATGCGTTCGTGGGCAACATCGGATCACCACGACGACTGGAGTTCACGCTGATCGGTGACACGGTGAATCTCGCCAGCCGGCTCTGTTCGCTCGCCCGGAGCGGAGAGATTCTCGTGAGCGAAGCCATGGCCGACCGCCTCGCCGTCAGCCGACCCTGTCTCCCGCGTCCCGAGCTGCACGTGTTCCGTCACACCAGTGAAGACAGCCCGGTGTGGCAGGTGACGCCGCCTGCACCTGCGGCGACACCAGCGGCAGCACCAGCAGCACCGTCGACGACACCGTGAGCGGCATGTGACCACTCTCGCCGCCGCGACCCTCGCGGCTCCCGCTGTCCTCCCCCCCGCCGTGACACTCGATCGTGCCGACGTGACGGCGGTGGCACTCGTGCGCGAGGATCTCGTGAGCCTCGTGAGCCGCTACGGGTCATTGTACGACTGGGCATCGGCACAACCACAGGCCCAGGCCCTGCGTGGCCGGGCGCCGGTGTACGTGGCCACGCTGCCGCTGTCGGGAGTTCACGTGGTGGTGCGCCACGCCTGGCATGGCGGTCTGTTCGCACCCATCACCGGGGATCGCTTCCGTCGTCCCTCGCGCGCGCCGGTGGAGATGGCCCATTCCGCGGCACTGCGCAACGCGGGCATCCCCACCACCCAGGTACTCGGCTTCGTGCGGTATCATGCCGGTCCCGGACTCGTGCGGGTGGATGTGGTCACGCACTACGTGCCCGATACCGCCGACCTGGGCATGGTGTTGGCCGGACTCGCACCCGCCATGGAATGTGAGCAGGCCCTGCGTGCCACGCGGCAGTTGCTGCTGACCCTCGCGCGACATGGGGTCGTGCACCCCGATCTCAATGTGAAGAACATCCTGCTCCGCCGCACGGGCGGTGGCGCAACGGGCGATGGCGCACTCGAAGCCCTCATGATCGATGTCGATGTGGTGCAGTGGAATCCATCACGCACGCCGCAGGAAACGATGGAACGCAATGTGGGACGTCTGACCCGTTCGATGATGAAGTGGCGACGTCATTTCGGATGCGATTTTGCCGACCCGCGCATTGCCGGATTCGCCGATGCCGCGCGTGCGGATCTCGTCGACGGGCATCTGGCATGACCATCCCGTCCCTTCCGGCTCCGACCCGTACGATCACCACACCCCCGCTGCCTCCGGTGCGGCTCGATCGCATCGGCATCGTCATGATGAGTGCGGTGGGTGATGCCGTGCACGTCATGCCGGTCATCCACGCGCTGAAAGCCCACGCGCCCACATCGCATGTCACGTGGGTGCTGCAACCCGGGCCGGCCACGCTGGTGCGCGGGCATCCGCTGGTGGACGATATCGTGCTGTTCGATCGCAGCCGCGGTTGGCGCGCGTTCCTCGATGTACGCCGGCAGCTCGCCGACCGGCAATTCGATGTGGTGCTCGGCCTGCAGGTGTACTTCAAGGCCGGCCTCATCACGGGGTTCACGCAGGCACCGGTGAAACTCGGCTTCGATCGCGCCCGCGCGCGCGATGCGAACTGGCTCTTCACCACGCATCGCATTCCGCCGCACGCGGGACAACACGTGCAGGATCAGTACTTCGAATTCCTCGATGCGCTCGGGGTGCCTCACGGCGTGCCACAGTGGACGCTGGGCCCCTGGAACGACGAAGAGCGGGACTGGCAGCGTCAGTTCCTGGCCCGGTTCGATCGTCCCATTGCTCCGATCGTCGTGGCCACCAGCAAGCCAGCCAAGGACTGGATGCCGGAGCGCTGGGCAGCGGTGTGTCAGGTGCTCTGGAACGACTTCGGATTGCAGCCGGTGCTGGTGGGCGGCAATTCGGAACGGGAGCGGGCCGCGGAGGAGATCATTCTGCGCACGGCCCCGATGGCGCATTCGGCACTGGGCAGCGGACTGCGCAAGCTCTCGGCCATCCTCGATGGAGCGGCGGTGGCGCTTTCACCGGACACGGGCCCGTTACATCTGGCCATCGCGCTCCGCACGCCGGTCATCTCGCTGCTGGGATACACCAACCCCAAACGCGTGGGACCGTACGATTTTGCGCACGATCTCATGATCGACGCCTATGGCGATCCCGGCGAAGACTATCCCGTGGACATGACGTACCGGGAAGGTCGTCTGGCGCGTATCACCGTGGACGACGTCGTGCACAAGCTGCACCACTGGCGCGCCCACTATGCCGATGCGCGCCTCGAGGCCCTGCGTTTCAAACGCTGACCGGACCGAAGTCGTAGTGAAAGCCGAGTGAGCGGATGAGTGTCACCATGCGTCCCAGCGGCAGCCCCATGACGGCGAAGTAGTCACCGTCGATGCGTTCCACGATGGTCGCGCCGTACCCCTGGATGCCGTACGCCCCGGCTTTGTCCATCGGTTCGCCGGTGTCGACATAGGCTTCGATCCGCGCCCGATCGAGCGCACGGAACCGGACCTGCACCGCTTCCACGCCCGACACGGTGCGGCCACCGTGCGCGACGGCGACGGCGGTGAAGACCGTGTGTTCGCGGCCGGCAAGACGTTGCAGCATCCCGATGGCGTCGTCACGATCGCGGGGTTTGCCCAGGATATCGCCATCCACCACCACGATGGTGTCGGATCCGATCACGAGGGCGTCGGCGTTGGCGCCGGCCAGAGTGTGCGCCTTGCTGCGTGCGAGCCGCTCACAGTGCGGCACCGGCTGTTCTCCCTCCCACACCGTCTCGTCGACATCCGCCGGACGGACCTCGTGCGGGATGCCGATGAGCGTCAGCAGTTCGCGGCGACGCGGGGATTGGGAGGCAAGAATGACACGCACGGAAGCGCCGGCCTGCGGCGTGGAGGAATCGGACAAAGGAATCATGCCGATAAGTTTATGGCGTGCCTCGCATCGGGTGCAGCCGGCTTTGGCGCGTCCCGATCGTGCGGCACTCACACGGTGCCCCCGCTGTTTCTGATCACCGTCACCACTCCGCCCGGCCTGCCATGTCCGACGACCGTTCCGATCCGCACTTCGAGACACTCGCGATCCGCACGCAGGCTCCGGTCACCGCGGAGCGCGAGCATTCGGTGCCATTGTATCTCACGTCGAGCTTCCGCTTCGACGACGCCGAGCATGCCCGCGCATTGTTCGCGGAGGAAGTGAGCGGCAACGTGTACAGCCGGTATGCGAACCCCAATACCGACGAATTCGTCCGGAAGTTGTGTCTGCTGGAAGGGGGCGAGGACGGGATCGCCACGGCGTCGGGCATGTCGGCGGTCTTCACCGCCCTGGCCGCGCGGGTATCGGCGGGTGACCACATCGTGGCGTCCCGTGCGCTGTTCGGATCCACCCACCAGATCCTGACCCGCCTCCTGCCAAGGTGGGGCGTGACCAGCGACTACGCCGATGTGGCGGATCCCGCCTCGTGGGAGCGCCTCATCCGTCCGAACACGCGGCTGCTCTTCGTGGAGACTCCCAGCAATCCCGGGCTCGAACTGATCGATCTGGCGTGGCTCGGTGCCCTGGCGCAGTCGCGCGGCATTCCACTCGTCGTCGACAATTGTTTTGCCACGCCCTATCTCCAGCAGCCGCTCCGGCTCGGCGCCAGCGTGGTGGTGCACTCGGCCACCAAGTACATCGACGGCCAGGGACGAGTGCTGGGTGGCGCCATCGTGGGAGACCGCGCGTATCTGGCCGACTGCCGGTTCTTTGCCCGTCACACCGGACCGGCCATGAGCGCCTTCAACGCCTGGCTGCTCTCCAAGTCGCTGGAGACGCTGGCCGTGCGCATGGACCGGCACTGCGCGAGCGCACTCCGGATCGCGACCCACTTCGACGGGCACCCGGCGGTGGAGTCGGTGCGGTATCCCTTTCTGCCGTCACATCCGCAGTATGCCCTGGCCCGCCGGCAGATGACTCAGGGCGGAGGGATCGTGGTGCTGGTGCTGCGTGGCGGCCTCGACGCCGGCCGCCGGTTTCTCGACCGCGTGCGCCTCGTGTCCCACTCCGCGAATCTGGGCGACACCCGCACCATCGTGACCCATCCGGCCTCGACCACCCACAGCAAGCTGACACCCGCCGAACGGGCAGCCGTGGCCATCGCCGATGGGCTCATCCGGGTGAGCGTCGGCCTGGAGCACGCCGACGACATCATCACCGATCTGGAACAGGCTCTTGCTCTGTGATGGCCGGCACTGATCCACGTCTCTGGCGCAGCTCCCCGCGGTCACTATATGGAAAGGGCTTCGGCAGCGGCTCCCGTCCGTTCAGCGGGTTGTGTGACCTGTGCGTAGTCAGGGGCGGTCCGCTTCACGTTCGAGCAGGATTGTGACGGGACCGTCGTTAATCAATTCGACGTCCATCAT encodes the following:
- a CDS encoding PLP-dependent transferase; protein product: MSDDRSDPHFETLAIRTQAPVTAEREHSVPLYLTSSFRFDDAEHARALFAEEVSGNVYSRYANPNTDEFVRKLCLLEGGEDGIATASGMSAVFTALAARVSAGDHIVASRALFGSTHQILTRLLPRWGVTSDYADVADPASWERLIRPNTRLLFVETPSNPGLELIDLAWLGALAQSRGIPLVVDNCFATPYLQQPLRLGASVVVHSATKYIDGQGRVLGGAIVGDRAYLADCRFFARHTGPAMSAFNAWLLSKSLETLAVRMDRHCASALRIATHFDGHPAVESVRYPFLPSHPQYALARRQMTQGGGIVVLVLRGGLDAGRRFLDRVRLVSHSANLGDTRTIVTHPASTTHSKLTPAERAAVAIADGLIRVSVGLEHADDIITDLEQALAL
- a CDS encoding glycosyltransferase family 9 protein gives rise to the protein MTIPSLPAPTRTITTPPLPPVRLDRIGIVMMSAVGDAVHVMPVIHALKAHAPTSHVTWVLQPGPATLVRGHPLVDDIVLFDRSRGWRAFLDVRRQLADRQFDVVLGLQVYFKAGLITGFTQAPVKLGFDRARARDANWLFTTHRIPPHAGQHVQDQYFEFLDALGVPHGVPQWTLGPWNDEERDWQRQFLARFDRPIAPIVVATSKPAKDWMPERWAAVCQVLWNDFGLQPVLVGGNSERERAAEEIILRTAPMAHSALGSGLRKLSAILDGAAVALSPDTGPLHLAIALRTPVISLLGYTNPKRVGPYDFAHDLMIDAYGDPGEDYPVDMTYREGRLARITVDDVVHKLHHWRAHYADARLEALRFKR
- a CDS encoding adenylate/guanylate cyclase domain-containing protein produces the protein MTLVLTSASGDRRFSLVGRAALVLGRDPVSDLPVLDPAVSRRHAELSLSEQDGSVEIVDLGSRNGTWINGTRVTRGVARAGDTVAFGTVTFTVREVESAAMRPTPSYAGASAGSTMLRERLVPSPDQALADIAVNHERATVRLTQLVRIAQRLGAFGDLEELLDAIAADLFATFDADRVAVLLTEPDGTLGTRVSRDRLGAIPRPVPRAIAHGVAERQVALLTNDAATDTRTAGESVVQQAVKSAMAAPLLGDGQEQGRATLGVLYVDHLRAHQAFQDDDLALLVAFAGIASAAVERELAAAQLQHAERVRENFERYFTPQLAERIAGSTTQVSLGGVRQPVVVLFSDIRHFTAIAESLPPTAMAQQLNEYFGAMVDCVFRHEGALDKFIGDAIMAYWGAPEARDDDPERAVAAAIDMLQALDTLNARWRREGRPQLDVGIGIHTGDAFVGNIGSPRRLEFTLIGDTVNLASRLCSLARSGEILVSEAMADRLAVSRPCLPRPELHVFRHTSEDSPVWQVTPPAPAATPAAAPAAPSTTP
- a CDS encoding lipopolysaccharide kinase InaA family protein, whose amino-acid sequence is MTTLAAATLAAPAVLPPAVTLDRADVTAVALVREDLVSLVSRYGSLYDWASAQPQAQALRGRAPVYVATLPLSGVHVVVRHAWHGGLFAPITGDRFRRPSRAPVEMAHSAALRNAGIPTTQVLGFVRYHAGPGLVRVDVVTHYVPDTADLGMVLAGLAPAMECEQALRATRQLLLTLARHGVVHPDLNVKNILLRRTGGGATGDGALEALMIDVDVVQWNPSRTPQETMERNVGRLTRSMMKWRRHFGCDFADPRIAGFADAARADLVDGHLA
- a CDS encoding Maf family protein, which codes for MIPLSDSSTPQAGASVRVILASQSPRRRELLTLIGIPHEVRPADVDETVWEGEQPVPHCERLARSKAHTLAGANADALVIGSDTIVVVDGDILGKPRDRDDAIGMLQRLAGREHTVFTAVAVAHGGRTVSGVEAVQVRFRALDRARIEAYVDTGEPMDKAGAYGIQGYGATIVERIDGDYFAVMGLPLGRMVTLIRSLGFHYDFGPVSV